In Sphingomonas sp. LR60, the following are encoded in one genomic region:
- a CDS encoding glycosyltransferase family 2 protein → MTASNEPLPHVAVIMTCYNEGPYIGDAVRSVLDQSRADLIDQIVIADDGSAPETVAVLRDIEAWDDRITIIYGTGGVGLPGQRRLAIGRTDAPFLAILDGDDLWSADKLEREMPVFADPAIGMVYSDYFTFADGAIDSARRAGVIDITGAPDLIRQYFLNDPPIIPSTTVIRRSAYDACGGFDAAVRIFEDTDFYLRIARVTRFALVDAPLLYKRNRNTSITGGRKDLMAHHAFVALKAAADTPALLTLVPKRLSERARKLGNHRFLMNDVDGALGLLSFAVRTHPLNRRAWTSLIAVRFFPKLAMKMLGSRGRERQMAMGVAS, encoded by the coding sequence ATGACGGCGAGCAACGAACCCCTGCCGCACGTGGCGGTCATTATGACCTGCTATAACGAGGGGCCGTACATCGGCGACGCCGTGCGCAGTGTCCTCGACCAATCGCGCGCCGACCTGATCGACCAGATCGTCATCGCCGATGACGGCTCTGCACCGGAGACGGTCGCCGTGCTGCGCGACATCGAGGCATGGGACGATCGCATCACGATCATCTATGGCACCGGCGGCGTCGGCCTGCCGGGGCAGCGCCGGCTGGCGATCGGCCGGACCGACGCGCCGTTCCTCGCAATCCTCGACGGTGACGATTTGTGGAGCGCGGACAAGCTCGAGCGCGAGATGCCCGTCTTCGCCGATCCGGCGATCGGAATGGTCTATTCGGACTATTTCACGTTTGCCGATGGCGCGATCGACAGCGCACGCCGGGCGGGCGTCATCGACATCACCGGCGCGCCGGACCTGATCCGGCAATATTTCCTCAACGATCCGCCGATCATCCCGTCCACGACGGTGATCCGCCGCAGCGCCTATGACGCGTGCGGCGGGTTCGATGCCGCGGTGCGGATTTTCGAGGATACCGATTTCTACCTTCGGATCGCGCGCGTCACTCGCTTCGCGCTGGTCGATGCGCCGCTGCTCTACAAGCGCAACCGCAACACCAGCATCACCGGTGGTCGCAAGGACCTGATGGCACATCATGCCTTCGTCGCGCTCAAGGCGGCGGCGGACACGCCCGCTCTGCTCACCCTCGTTCCGAAACGCCTGAGCGAACGCGCGCGCAAGCTCGGCAACCATCGTTTCCTGATGAACGACGTGGACGGTGCGCTGGGGCTGCTGTCGTTTGCGGTACGTACGCATCCGCTCAATCGACGGGCATGGACGTCGTTGATCGCGGTACGGTTTTTCCCCAAGCTCGCTATGAAGATGTTGGGATCGCGAGGACGGGAACGCCAGATGGCTATGGGAGTCGCAAGTTGA
- a CDS encoding glycoside hydrolase family 16 protein — MAGRALRGVTRALAVLGLLCTAGGAVAQSTLPADAQARGPMPPPPSPPGKPQRWSESNRGTPLDLGRSRLVYAEDFNRPLSLDGPTLWAKQHANYGRAKFDPAGGQSYAFRDGYLALTAYQSGDDIRGGNVQSLSIDQAARGAPVDPGRNGFTCAGCYWEARLRLPVAEGTWAAFWLLTRDDPLKRGHSELDVLEYYGIRDKNGHHHATHLWPRRPDQRGVGGYSKVPALSDGQWHDYGVDLRRRGPPGQPQVAVIYVDRQEVARATLPANFFEDPFYYLVSLTINGKEKSVTLPQTLLADYVRVWR; from the coding sequence GTGGCTGGACGTGCATTGCGAGGTGTGACGCGGGCGCTCGCCGTCCTCGGCCTGCTGTGCACGGCCGGCGGGGCGGTGGCGCAATCGACGCTGCCTGCCGACGCGCAAGCCCGTGGCCCCATGCCGCCTCCCCCGTCACCGCCGGGCAAGCCGCAGCGTTGGAGCGAAAGCAACCGCGGCACTCCGCTCGATCTCGGGCGAAGCCGGCTCGTCTATGCCGAAGACTTCAATCGCCCGCTGAGCCTCGACGGTCCGACGCTATGGGCCAAGCAACATGCCAATTACGGTCGCGCCAAGTTCGATCCGGCCGGTGGCCAGTCGTATGCGTTCCGCGACGGCTATCTCGCATTGACCGCTTATCAATCCGGCGACGACATACGCGGCGGCAACGTCCAGTCTCTGAGCATCGATCAGGCGGCACGCGGCGCTCCGGTCGATCCGGGTCGCAACGGTTTCACCTGCGCCGGCTGCTATTGGGAGGCGCGTTTGCGCCTGCCCGTCGCGGAGGGCACATGGGCGGCGTTCTGGCTGCTCACGCGTGACGATCCGCTCAAGCGCGGGCACAGCGAGCTGGATGTCCTCGAATATTACGGCATCCGCGACAAGAACGGCCATCACCACGCGACCCACCTTTGGCCGCGCCGGCCCGATCAACGCGGGGTCGGCGGCTATAGCAAGGTGCCTGCGCTCTCCGACGGGCAATGGCACGATTACGGTGTCGACCTCCGTCGTCGCGGTCCTCCTGGGCAACCGCAGGTGGCGGTGATCTACGTCGATCGGCAGGAAGTCGCGCGGGCCACCCTCCCCGCCAACTTCTTCGAAGATCCCTTCTATTACCTGGTGAGCCTTACCATCAACGGTAAGGAAAAGTCCGTGACGCTCCCGCAGACGCTGCTCGCCGACTACGTACGTGTATGGCGCTAG
- a CDS encoding glycosyltransferase, which translates to MSDLEQRPAGKSLVIVHVQTRMLTGGAEENTWGSCLHQLRSGHVVHLICGRDSDVDFYRAKNTAVQVHLLPELVRHVSIKDDMAAYKKLTKMFVELSADIVHTHTSKAGILGRLAARRAGVPAIVHGVHILPFSNVGVAEKVTYLLAEHAVAPITDHFIHVSHGTHQAYRDARVGMRRAHSVVRSGMEIDRFPGASWPDDWREIVGVPEGGEKPKVILMLAALEARKRHDEFIRAFVEMVKPGENIRLLLAGNGPEAANVAALVESLNVADRVRLLGHRSDPEKLIALADVCTLASLREGLPRVIVQSMGGGRPAVVSFVPGIDEIVTDQVNGVIVRDPSAAAVARECVALVRDQQRLSDFTAAAGRMSVSEWSFKSMFEQLDTAYAETFARPEVRARMRVKGEARQTDKSSLAA; encoded by the coding sequence ATGTCAGATCTCGAACAACGCCCCGCGGGCAAGTCCTTGGTCATCGTGCACGTGCAAACGCGCATGCTGACCGGCGGAGCGGAAGAGAATACCTGGGGCTCGTGCCTCCATCAGCTGAGATCCGGCCACGTCGTTCACCTCATCTGCGGTCGCGATTCGGACGTCGACTTCTATCGCGCGAAAAACACCGCCGTTCAGGTCCATCTGCTGCCAGAGCTTGTTCGCCACGTCTCGATCAAGGACGACATGGCGGCGTACAAGAAGCTGACGAAGATGTTCGTGGAGCTGAGCGCGGACATCGTCCACACCCACACCAGCAAGGCCGGGATCCTCGGGCGCCTCGCCGCGCGCCGCGCCGGCGTGCCCGCGATCGTGCACGGCGTCCACATCCTCCCCTTCAGCAACGTCGGCGTGGCCGAGAAGGTCACCTACCTGCTCGCCGAACATGCGGTCGCCCCGATCACGGATCATTTCATCCACGTCAGCCATGGCACGCATCAGGCCTATCGCGATGCGCGCGTCGGAATGCGCCGCGCGCATTCGGTCGTTCGCTCCGGGATGGAAATCGATCGCTTCCCCGGCGCGAGCTGGCCGGACGATTGGCGCGAAATCGTCGGCGTGCCTGAAGGCGGCGAGAAGCCGAAGGTCATCCTGATGCTCGCGGCGCTGGAAGCGCGCAAGCGGCACGACGAATTCATCCGCGCCTTTGTGGAGATGGTGAAGCCGGGCGAGAACATCCGCTTGCTGCTCGCCGGCAATGGTCCGGAGGCTGCGAATGTCGCCGCGCTGGTCGAAAGCCTTAACGTCGCGGATCGCGTGCGATTGCTCGGCCACCGCAGCGATCCCGAGAAGCTCATCGCGCTCGCCGACGTCTGCACACTGGCATCGCTGCGTGAGGGATTGCCGCGCGTCATCGTGCAGAGCATGGGCGGCGGCCGCCCCGCCGTCGTCAGCTTCGTGCCCGGCATCGACGAGATCGTCACCGACCAGGTAAACGGCGTCATCGTCCGCGACCCGAGCGCCGCCGCCGTCGCCAGGGAATGCGTCGCGCTCGTCCGCGACCAGCAGCGACTGTCGGACTTCACCGCCGCCGCGGGCAGGATGTCGGTCAGCGAATGGTCGTTCAAGTCGATGTTCGAGCAACTCGACACCGCCTACGCCGAAACGTTCGCACGTCCCGAAGTGCGCGCACGGATGCGCGTGAAGGGCGAAGCGCGGCAGACCGACAAAAGCTCGCTGGCCGCTTAG
- a CDS encoding PEPxxWA-CTERM sorting domain-containing protein has translation MRVLYTAVAALAAVAAVPAVAAPTIGNTGIDTNWKVAFLGDTATTPTNAQASATGGLTTATVVTTMVNNWIASDSVSKWVSTSARASSQPGYYVYSNTFTASAADMLSFNFAVDDKVTRVLLNGNTVNGVSGGGYQSFTAGSVSGLSNGLNTLTFLISNNFPGQNANINPSGFRFQTTAAVPEPGTWMMMLGGFGVIGLTMRSRRTTSKKAIA, from the coding sequence CTCCGACGATCGGTAACACCGGCATCGACACCAACTGGAAGGTCGCTTTCCTGGGCGACACGGCCACCACGCCGACGAACGCACAGGCGAGCGCGACCGGCGGCCTGACCACCGCGACCGTCGTCACCACGATGGTGAACAACTGGATCGCCAGCGATTCGGTTTCGAAGTGGGTGTCGACCTCGGCCCGCGCTTCGAGCCAGCCGGGCTACTACGTATACAGCAACACGTTCACTGCCAGCGCAGCTGACATGCTGAGCTTCAACTTCGCGGTCGACGACAAGGTCACCCGCGTTCTGCTGAACGGCAACACCGTCAACGGCGTGTCGGGCGGCGGCTATCAGTCGTTCACCGCCGGCAGCGTCAGCGGCCTCAGCAACGGCCTGAACACCCTGACCTTCCTGATCTCGAACAACTTCCCGGGTCAGAACGCGAACATCAATCCGTCGGGCTTCCGCTTCCAGACCACCGCTGCGGTTCCTGAGCCGGGCACCTGGATGATGATGCTCGGTGGCTTCGGCGTCATCGGCCTGACGATGCGCTCGCGCCGCACGACGTCGAAGAAGGCGATCGCATAA